The proteins below are encoded in one region of Phaeodactylum tricornutum CCAP 1055/1 chromosome 3, complete sequence:
- a CDS encoding predicted protein, protein MTNKTLMSRTETFNSAATTSSSVWDDEMGASSDQLFFVTSYSNFDKLAHGPRGTAATKSIYVYRFHPSDGSLVLLNVTGDPTLVVNPAFARYHPRLNVVYTCTEDIDDNGRIFAYSVGASGALTQLGEAVDAGGTSTCYLTLDREQKNLLAVNYWDSTLAVIPVNKETGEMMGPVKNMYDPKGGKGMIAAGRVHGGVNHSCNDDTTIRMRQADPHSHALVLDPFVGTVAYVPDLGKDLVREFYYDRQAGKIELELNVLPSGLCTGMPDGPRYFEFHPKYNVAYVVNELSSTVAVFEVNRALLQEMATASKNGADMSKFKGRSTLRLIQSIKTIPSAFPTEMNTCGRICVHKSGRFVVVSNRGHQSITSFRVINKGPKRGELFPVGYFHTRGETPRHFQFDASGQYLLVANQDTDSIAVFNFNLSSGEIKYTGNEYRVPSPNFVCCCPMHESDDLEEAEMSPPVSNLSILDNFQDTEETGNYSTTSSDNSCTMPTAIESKESLQAELMRARNEINELKHMLSSLTME, encoded by the exons ATGACCAACAAGACACTCATGAGTCGAACTGAAACATTCAATTCCGCTGCAACCACATCGTCGTCCGTATGGGACGACGAGATGGGGGCTTCCTCGGATCAACTTTTCTTCGTTACGAGCTACAG TAACTTTGATAAACTAGCCCACGGGCCTCGGGGCACGGCTGCCACGAAGTCGATCTACGTCTATCGCTTCCATCCCAGCGACGGATCGCTCGTACTTCTCAACGTGACGGGCGACCCGACTCTCGTCGTCAACCCTGCCTTTGCGCGCTACCACCCTCGTCTTAACGTTGTTTACACATGTACCGAAGATATTGACGACAATGGTCGAATCTTTGCGTACTCGGTCGGTGCTAGCGGAGCACTCACGCAACTTGGCGAAGCCGTTGATGCCGGTGGCACTTCCACCTGCTACCTGACACTCGACCGCGAGCAGAAGAACCTGCTTGCTGTGAATTACTGGGACAGCACTCTAGCTGTCATTCCTGTCAACAAGGAAACCGGCGAGATGATGGGCCCGGTCAAGAACATGTACGATCCAAAAGGGGGAAAGGGGATGATCGCTGCAGGCCGCGTGCACGGGGGCGTCAACCACTCGTGCAACGATGACACCACCATCCGAATGCGCCAAGCTGATCCCCACTCACATGCCTTGGTACTCGATCCTTTCGTTGGAACCGTCGCTTATGTGCCGGATTTGGGCAAAGATCTCGTACGCGAATTTTACTACGACCGTCAAGCCGGTAAGATAGAACTTGAGTTGAATGTGCTCCCGTCGGGCCTTTGCACAGGCATGCCCGATGGGCCCCGCTATTTTGAGTTTCATCCAAAGTACAATGTTGCATATGTTGTGAACGAACTCAGCTCTACTGTGGCCGTTTTTGAGGTCAACCGAGCTCTTTTACAGGAAATGGCGACAGCATCCAAGAATGGCGCGGACATGTCCAAATTCAAGGGCCGATCTACACTCCGCCTGATTCAGTCAATCAAGACAATCCCCTCAGCGTTCCCGACGGAAATGAATACTTGCGGGAGAATCTGCGTACACAAATCGGGACGATTTGTTGTCGTGAGCAACCGCGGACACCAATCCATCACTTCGTTCCGAGTCATTAACAAAGGACCAAAGCGTGGAGAGTTGTTTCCTGTTGGTTATTTCCACACACGCGGCGAGACTCCTCGTCACTTTCAGTTCGATGCATCGGGCCAGTATTTACTTGTCGCTAACCAAGATACCGACTCTATTGCCGTCTTCAACTTCAACCTCTCGTCTGGTGAAATCAAATACACTGGGAACGAATACCGAGTTCCTTCACCCAATTTTGTATGCTGCTGCCCCATGCATGAAAGCGACGACCTAGAAGAGGCTGAAATGTCTCCGCCCGTGAGCAATCTTAGTATTCTTGACAACTTTCAGGATACGGAAGAGACGGGCAACTACTCCACAACGTCTTCTGACAACTCGTGTACCATGCCAACGGCTATCGAGAGTAAGGAATCACTTCAAGCGGAACTTATGCGGGCTCGAAATGAAATTAACGAACTGAAACACATGTTGTCGAGTCTGACGATGGAGTAA
- the Trx-y gene encoding thioredoxin y (thioredoxin y, contains bipartite plastid targeting presequence with conserved motif at signal peptide cleavage site), whose translation MRSLMAAFLCFMTAAEAFVHCKQNSRTLGLRSVAFFRSEGVLWMGEGTEEKAAPLVTGEQLEIMLQEWDTPLVVDAYATWCGPCLLMAPEFEAAASELKGKVRFVKLDTDKEEAMAARLNIMGLPTLLFLDKYAPKEGEENVGARAVLKGRIEGALRKQNILDLVEHHFFEGPAPKMM comes from the exons ATGAGGTCTTTAATGGCAGCGTTCCTTTGCTTCATGACAGCGGcagaagcgtttgtacattGTAAGCAGAATAGCCGAACTCTTGGTCTACGCAGTGTTGCATTCTTTCGATCGGAGGGGGTACTGTGGATGGGAGAAGGGaccgaagaaaaagccgCACCGCTGGTAACGGGGGAGCAGCTGGAAATAATGCTGCAGGAGTGGGATACGCCGTTAGTTGTGGACGCGTATGCGACTTG GTGCGGACCCTGTCTACTGATGGCCCCGGAATTTGAAGCGGCGGCTTCCGAATTGAAGGGAAAAGTGCGATTTGTTAAGCTAGATACGGACAAGGAGGAGGCCATGGCCGCCAGGTTGAACATTATGGGTTTGCCGACTCTATTGTTCCTCGACAAGTACGCTCCAAAAGAGGGCGAAGAAAATGTAGGAGCACGGGCTGTGCTCAAAGGACGCATTGAAGGAGCGCTACGAAAGCAAAACATTCTAGATTTGGTTGAACATCACTTTTTTGAAGGACCGGCACCCAAAATGATGTAG
- a CDS encoding predicted protein yields the protein CDPDTVKQLFLPGIGLKGSIPREIGLLTDLEKIDLYSNDLNAAIPDDMQYLEKLGSLVLYDNLLSGEIPEWIGSLSDLATINLAKNKFEGGVPSSLFNLTKLITLNLENNDFRFQLDDLQLQSNLQALFLGGNNIYGKLTEERVDIWEDIEVLDLSNNQLTGPLPSNLFNQEALIILDLHGNKFTGHIPDIGFDHLLLRHIDLSQNMLNSTIPDTIGSLNALEYLFIALNPFLEPAPVPSFLGELTNLVDVSFQDSNREGQLPTELGLLTNLVLLDLAANEIEGDIPVELGNADKLRFLFLNENHLSGNVPGSFEQLTDLVVTMIDSNDLTGNV from the exons TGCGATCCCGACACGGTTAAGCAATTATTTTTACCAGGAATTGGGCTTAAAGGAAGCATTCCTCGTGAGATTGGTCTATTGACGGATCTCGAAAAAATTGATCTTTATTCGAACGATCTTAATGCAGCAATTCCTGATGATATGCAATATCTTGAGAAACTCGGTAGTCTTGTGCTCTACGACAACTTACTTTCCGGCGAGATTCCGGAATGGATTGGCTCTCTATCCGATTTGGCTACGATCAATTTAGCCAAGAACAAATTTGAAGGTGGCGTACCGTCGAGTCTGTTTAACTTGACTAAGTTGATCACTCTTAACCTCGAGAACAATGACTTCCGCTTTCAACTTGATGACCTACAGCTTCAATCTAATCTTCAGGCTCTATTTCTTGGCGGCAACAATATTTATGGAAAGTTGACCGAGGAAAGGGTAGACATCTGGGAGGACATCGAAGTATTGGATCTAAGCAATAACCAGCTAACGGGTCCTCTTCCTTCGAATTTGTTTAATCAAGAGGCACTCATTATTTTGGACCTACACGGTAACAAGTTCACAGGTCACATCCCGGA CATAGGATTCGACCATTTATTACTACGTCATATTGATCTGTCTCAAAATATGTTGAACTCCACAATTCCAGACACAATCGGCTCGCTTAACGCTCTGGAGTATTTGTTTATTGCTTTGAACCCCTTTCTGGAACCTGCACCGGTGCCTTCCTTCTTGGGCGAGCTGACCAATCTTGTTGACGTGTCGTTTCAGGACAGTAACCGCGAAGGTCAGCTTCCGACAGAATTGGGTCTGTTAACAAACCTGGTACTTCTCGACTTGGCTGCCAACGAGATCGAGGGTGACATACCGGTTGAACTTGGCAATGCCGATAAACTACGTTTTCTCTTTCTGAACGAGAATCATCTTTCCGGCAATGTTCCTGGGTCTTTCGAGCAACTGACCGACTTGGTTGTTACCATGATTGACTCCAATGACTTGACGGGAAACGTC
- a CDS encoding predicted protein has translation MFLFIRTDRYAEGTWTSSQDKLLPNVFFLLYVRCVYLPSPDFSRVCSVRGAEARNPVTRGARAEQSTDHSLVFLFLANSVLDRPLHPHLAILHIMLGSDRFAFETPNVIDPGELPPSRPTRDPNDHRDRRGSAHSHTLSTSSPSSSTDSSVENDVLLPDETYRQVRASPARLLQSISDLELCPQTDVDGYYGDGHDTSVPYDPYDAEYGESGRNHTYNESYNHHRSFANQSSASLPTVEEARMHASALLVDKRKGESKPLARTVRVGSSSSQHLVRKRILALAKRFGLVAALIAIGIILSVALVSARKPQNGEGANDEVVMDRRESILVFLGENRYSDVEAMLTPGTPQYRAVEWMAEVDMLRTSETYAVLYNLDGTPQEVTDLSNRFLQRYVLVLFYFATQSSTGWVQTYNFLMPMDECAWNAHEHVADFQEEKYDVGVSCNSNLQVNQIFLPQANLQGSLPTELGLLTSIRFLGLPRNRLNGTLPETMSNMWNLLYLDLNYNLLSGNLPMFLGDFQYLEVLGLSNNEWFGPLPASLGSLQSLKTLAIDDNVFTGSIDFINYLPNLEFFYADSNLLGGLIDDNFLSGSSKLTQLDLSGNEFRSSSFPAHLLQHPALQILDLSNNRLSGPLPTQALDKNNVLQFLSLRENNLSGPLQATTSGTNVSASATHGLGTLRRLTHLDLAQNSLTGAVPYDWRHLQNLSYLSLSQNSLTPAPIPNFLDEFTNLRELSLQGLNMTLGIPGWLGRLSNLELLDLSFNDLEGSIPRDVFDLPSLTYLMLHRNRLTGNIPPDLVAAEKLLVVTLHKNEMNADMNTFCREAINIGIFATDCVDDSNCTEPCCMDCCDANDNLCYEDELADFLKTFEGMWEFQYSRASYSMDPVILAESNVTQSATNSTP, from the coding sequence ATGTTCCTTTTCATACGAACAGACCGGTACGCCGAAGGAACGTGGACCAGTAGCCAGGACAAACTATTGCCCAACGTCTTTTTCCTCCTCTACGTGCGTTGCGTATATTTACCGTCGCCGGATTTTTCCCGAGTTTGTTCCGTCCGAGGAGCGGAGGCGCGAAATCCAGTAACCAGAGGTGCAAGAGCGGAGCAATCAACCGACCATTCATTGGTATTCTTGTTTCTTGCCAATAGTGTCCTTGATCGTCCTTTACACCCGCACCTCGCCATCCTCCACATCATGCTCGGTTCCGATCGATTCGCCTTCGAAACGCCCAACGTTATTGACCCGGGTGAGTTGCCTCCGTCCCGTCCTACCCGCGACCCGAACGACCACCGTGATCGCCGAGGCTCCGCGCATAGTCATACGTTGTCTACCTCGTCTCCTTCTTCGAGCACCGACTCGTCCGTCGAAAATGACGTCCTCCTCCCGGACGAGACCTATCGCCAAGTCCGCGCCTCGCCGGCACGTCTTTTGCAAAGTATTTCCGACCTCGAGCTGTGTCCGCAAACAGACGTGGATGGATACTACGGGGATGGTCACGATACAAGCGTACCCTATGATCCCTACGACGCCGAGTACGGCGAAAGTGGACGCAATCACACCTACAACGAGAGCTACAATCATCATCGCTCGTTCGCGAATCAGTCCTCGGCCTCCCTACCGACGGTGGAAGAGGCCCGCATGCACGCGTCAGCTCTGCTCGTAGATAAACGCAAGGGAGAATCTAAACCGCTCGCTCGTACAGTGCGAGTCGGTTCGTCTTCGTCACAACATCTCGTGCGCAAACGAATCCTAGCCTTGGCCAAAAGGTTTGGACTCGTCGCCGCGCTCATCGCTATTGGCATCATTTTATCCGTGGCGTTAGTTAGTGCTAGGAAACCCCAAAACGGCGAGGGAGCCAACGATGAAGTGGTAATGGACCGGAGGGAAAGTATTTTGGTCTTCTTGGGAGAAAATCGCTACTCGGACGTCGAGGCTATGCTGACTCCAGGTACACCACAGTATCGAGCCGTTGAGTGGATGGCCGAAGTCGATATGCTCCGCACCTCGGAAACCTACGCCGTTCTCTACAATCTTGACGGTACACCGCAGGAAGTCACGGACTTGTCCAATCGCTTTCTGCAACGCTACGTGCTCGTGCTATTCTACTTTGCTACACAGAGTAGCACGGGATGGGTGCAAACCTACAATTTCTTGATGCCCATGGACGAATGTGCCTGGAACGCACACGAACACGTGGCTGATTTCCAAGAGGAAAAGTACGACGTGGGAGTTTCCTGTAACAGCAATCTGCAAGTTAACCAAATTTTTCTGCCGCAAGCCAATCTGCAAGGATCCCTGCCCACCGAACTTGGACTCTTAACGTCGATTCGGTTCCTGGGCTTACCAAGGAATCGATTGAACGGTACGCTGCCGGAAACGATGAGCAACATGTGGAATTTATTGTACCTGGATTTGAACTACAATCTTTTAAGCGGTAATCTACCTATGTTTTTGGGTGACTTTCAATATCTCGAAGTCCTCGGATTATCCAATAATGAATGGTTCGGACCACTCCCGGCCAGCCTCGGTAGTCTGCAAAGCCTCAAAACGTTGGCGATTGACGACAACGTCTTTACAGGATCGATCGATTTTATCAATTACCTGCCTAATCTTGAATTCTTCTACGCTGACAGCAATTTATTGGGGGGATTAATTGACGATAATTTCTTGTCCGGCTCATCAAAACTAACGCAACTTGATCTGAGTGGCAACGAGTTTCGAAGCAGTAGTTTCCCCGCCCACTTACTTCAGCATCCCGCACTACAGATCTTGGACCTTAGTAACAACAGGTTAAGTGGGCCGTTACCAACACAAGCACTTGACAAGAACAACGTGTTGCAATTTTTGTCGCTGCGAGAAAATAACTTGAGCGGTCCTTTACAAGCCACCACTTCCGGTACCAACGTATCAGCATCTGCCACCCACGGATTGGGTACCTTACGGCGCCTTACTCACCTCGATTTGGCGCAAAATAGTCTGACTGGCGCGGTTCCTTACGACTGGCGGCATCTCCAGAACTTGTCTTACTTGAGCTTAAGCCAAAATTCGCTTACTCCGGCACCAATCCCCAACTTTTTGGACGAATTTACTAATTTGCGCGAATTGTCGCTGCAAGGTCTGAACATGACCTTAGGTATTCCTGGTTGGCTAGGTCGACTGTCCAATCTGGAGTTGCTGGACTTGAGTTTCAATGATTTGGAAGGCTCCATACCCAGAGACGTTTTTGATTTGCCTTCCTTGACGTACCTAATGCTCCATCGAAATCGACTAACAGGTAACATTCCTCCTGATCTTGTGGCAGCCGAAAAGCTCTTGGTAGTTACCTTACACAAGAACGAAATGAACGCGGATATGAATACGTTCTGTCGCGAGGCGATAAATATTGGTATTTTCGCCACCGACTGTGTGGATGATTCAAACTGCACGGAACCCTGCTGTATGGATTGTTGCGACGCTAATGACAATCTTTGTTACGAGGATGAATTGGCGGACTTTTTGAAAACGTTTGAGGGTATGTGGGAGTTTCAATATTCACGGGCTTCATACAGTATGGATCCGGTTATCCTAGCCGAATCCAACGTTACACAGTCCGCCACCAACTCTACTCCGTAA
- a CDS encoding predicted protein produces MRRLSVSTLLGWFLPSPITVLGASAESAVLLAPNLPMGDINVVVLTDVHSWVGGHDAKEPNLDADYGDVLSFYERLKAYCDLIKKDLFFVVNGDWIDGTGIATNGDPSFLIPLLEKMPWDAVNIGNHELYKREVIEYMTQPGGFVEWWGDRYLSSNIDLTSSMRPIGSQYHILQGHNSSVLTFGFLFNMKDNDAMVTVHEVATVVQQDWFRNTLLEEVYDAILVLAHMDVKDDLVQVIKDAIRLQVGANVPIQFVTGHTHHRSNYRPDSSSHSVEAGRYLDTVGFVSFPKASTLLSELANGNGNASDLFQHVFLDANVETLMKTLAVTLLQTANGHALSKFIARTRSELGLNNVIGCAAQSYFIDRSLDDENSLWRLFRDKLVPKGYSGDEVFLLGKGGWRYDVLQGNVTVDNVLAISPFNESLLVWKGVPSATIAKLVDTLNAFPDQAFLHDLPNYILAPARNFSAVNETYDLITDQFEVSLMQQQMGIIDQSTADITPVPMQPATTTTSVWIKFFQSENECHSNSHGAGNERPMEMPPSTGADAKSKQNDDETDHQFDNVRLVFVSVAVAAVFLFSIINVRQRDRRWRMVTEAKRQLTLQALRDYEDEEGQFV; encoded by the coding sequence ATGCGGAGGTTGTCTGTTTCTACCTTGCTGGGATGGTTTCTGCCGAGTCCAATAACTGTTCTGGGAGCTTCTGCGGAATCTGCTGTGCTGCTGGCACCAAATCTTCCCATGGGAGATATCAATGTGGTAGTGCTGACTGATGTACATTCTTGGGTCGGAGGTCACGACGCCAAAGAACCTAATCTAGATGCAGACTATGGCGATGTCCTATCCTTCTACGAACGACTAAAAGCCTACTGTGATCTTATCAAGAAAGATTTGTTCTTTGTCGTAAATGGCGACTGGATCGACGGAACCGGAATTGCGACAAACGGTGATCCGTCGTTTCTGATTccgcttttggaaaaaatgcCATGGGATGCTGTCAATATTGGTAACCACGAATTGTACAAACGGGAAGTTATTGAGTACATGACCCAGCCTGGAGGCTTTGTGGAATGGTGGGGCGACCGCTACTTAAGCAGCAACATTGACTTGACGTCAAGTATGAGGCCTATTGGCAGCCAGTACCATATTTTGCAAGGTCACAACTCTTCAGTGCTAACTTTTGGTTTTCTGTTCAACATGAAAGACAACGATGCGATGGTGACGGTGCACGAAGTCGCGACTGTCGTACAGCAAGATTGGTTTAGGAACACATTATTGGAAGAAGTCTATGACGCCATTCTGGTGCTTGCGCATATGGATGTCAAGGACGACCTTGTACAGGTCATTAAAGATGCCATTCGACTTCAGGTCGGGGCCAATGTACCTATACAGTTCGTGACAGGTCATACACATCATCGGAGTAACTATCGTCCAGACAGTTCCAGTCATTCCGTCGAAGCCGGAAGGTATTTAGATACAGTGGGGTTTGTTTCCTTTCCCAAGGCGTCGACGCTTTTGTCGGAGCTAGCCAACGGGAACGGGAATGCATCGGATTTGTTCCAACATGTATTTCTAGACGCCAATGTAGAAACGCTGATGAAAACACTGGCAGTGACGCTTCTGCAAACGGCCAATGGGCACGCCTTGTCCAAATTTATCGCTCGTACCCGAAGCGAACTTGGTTTGAATAATGTCATTGGATGCGCGGCCCAAAGCTACTTCATAGATCGATCATTGGACGACGAGAACTCCCTTTGGAGGCTTTTTCGCGACAAGTTAGTGCCAAAGGGGTACAGTGGTGACGAAGTTTTCCTTTTGGGAAAAGGTGGCTGGCGATACGATGTGTTGCAGGGAAATGTTACAGTTGATAATGTGCTGGCTATTTCTCCTTTCAATGAATCTCTTCTGGTTTGGAAAGGGGTGCCATCTGCGACCATTGCGAAACTGGTAGACACGCTCAACGCCTTTCCTGACCAAGCCTTTTTGCATGATCTACCTAATTATATCCTTGCCCCAGCTCGAAATTTTTCAGCCGTCAATGAAACCTACGATTTGATTACGGACCAGTTTGAAGTATCGTTGATGCAACAGCAGATGGGTATCATTGACCAAAGTACAGCAGATATCACGCCGGTTCCCATGCAACCAGCCACTACTACGACTTCGGTCTGGATTAAGTTTTTTCAATCTGAGAATGAGTGTCATAGTAACTCCCATGGAGCTGGGAATGAGAGACCTATGGAAATGCCCCCGAGTACGGGTGCTGATGCAAAATCAAAACAGAATGATGATGAAACCGATCATCAATTCGACAACGTCCGGCTTGTATTCGTAAGCGTTGCCGTTGCAGCagtttttcttttcagcATAATCAACGTTCGTCAGCGGGATCGAAGATGGCGTATGGTGACCGAAGCTAAACGCCAATTAACTCTTCAAGCTCTCCGAGATTACGAAGATGAGGAAGGACAGTTCGTGTAG
- a CDS encoding predicted protein, with the protein MNPQASLQNVDDDGAPAPKSIRETSPTSNATTLDDDYVEIHDDVYNMFFLSNIGGQAFFYAAYVFFLKLTLYTFLVIDALDEESSEITDPKVLAAQFLMLPIAVAMQEDLIATYYLIANVKFEDSLTLANPGARKWKFHAANLARGIDGVYSLLVNFVILIKATAVLPMFLNFAALQFLQTIDNLALRLAEHGYVTERLELVAHNVKTARLPQKRNKFYRALDSIFFLTTFAFLLTAWAIISFAK; encoded by the coding sequence ATGAATCCACAAGCCTCGTTGCAAAACGTGGATGATGATGGTGCCCCTGCCCCAAAGTCCATTCGTGAAACAAGTCCAACGAGCAATGCGACAACGCTCGATGACGACTACGTTGAAATTCACGACGATGTCTATAATATGTTTTTCTTGTCGAATATAGGGGGGCAGGCGTTCTTTTACGCAGCGTACGTATTCTTTTTAAAGCTGACACTGTACACGTTCCTGGTAATTGATGCATTGGACGAAGAGTCTTCCGAAATCACCGACCCAAAAGTGCTCGCGGCGCAGTTCCTCATGTTACCGATAGCCGTTGCTATGCAAGAGGACCTGATTGCAACTTACTACCTAATTGCAAACGTAAAATTCGAAGACAGTCTGACACTAGCGAACCCTGGTGCCCGAAAATGGAAGTTTCACGCCGCGAACTTAGCTCGAGGGATCGACGGTGTGTACAGCTTGTTGGTCAATTTTGTCATTTTGATAAAAGCAACTGCCGTGCTTCCAAtgtttttgaatttcgcAGCGCTCCAGTTTCTTCAGACAATCGATAACTTGGCTCTCAGGTTGGCCGAGCACGGCTATGTGACAGAGCGATTGGAACTTGTGGCCCACAATGTCAAGACAGCGCGACTCCCACAAAAGAGAAACAAATTTTATCGGGCTTTGGATTCGATTTTCTTCTTGActacttttgcttttttatTGACCGCTTGGGCGATCATTAGCTTCGCTAAGTAG
- a CDS encoding predicted protein, with amino-acid sequence MNDLIFYVSRTLPEITHRVYFDISIDGNDVGQVVFGLFGSIAPKAVENFHSLAVCSKGYGALTGEKLCYKDAIFHRIIPDFGIQGGDFTHHDGTGGESIYGGRFEDESFIVKHNRPFLLSMSNKGKNTNGSQFFINTVKTQWLDGKNVVFGIVLEGKAIVQEIEKTGTYGGIPRSVVRINACGESPLKPEDREVHY; translated from the coding sequence ATGAATGACCTTATTTTTTACGTATCCAGAACCCTACCTGAAATCACCCATCGTGTGTATTTCGACATATCGATTGATGGCAACGATGTAGGGCAAGTTGTATTTGGTCTCTTTGGCTCAATTGCTCCTAAAGCGGTTGAGAATTTTCATTCGTTGGCGGTATGTAGCAAGGGCTACGGAGCATTGACGGGTGAAAAATTATGCTATAAAGATGCGATATTTCATCGAATAATCCCTGATTTCGGAATCCAAGGAGGAGATTTCACACATCATGATGGTACAGGCGGCGAATCAATCTATGGTGGACGATTTGAGGACGAGTCTTTTATCGTTAAACACAATCGACCGTTCTTGTTGTCCATGAGCAATAAGGGTAAGAATACGAATGGCTCACAGTTTTTTATCAATACGGTGAAGACACAATGGCTTGACGGAAAGAACGTTGTATTCGGTATTGTACTGGAGGGGAAGGCAATCGTGCAAGAAATAGAGAAAACCGGTACATACGGTGGCATCCCCAGATCGGTCGTGAGGATTAACGCGTGTGGAGAGTCGCCATTAAAACCGGAAGATAGGGAAGTTCACTACTAA
- a CDS encoding predicted protein codes for MSDEQQYDDKPPNDAGAELGEEGLGGLTEADFDSNWDETIESFDAMELPEELLRGIFSYGFEKPSAIQQRAIKPTILAKDLIAQAQSGTGKTATFAIGTLARLDPKLRECQALILAPTRELAQQIQKVVLALGDYMDIQVHACVGGTAVRDDIRTLQAGVHVVVGTPGRVFDMINRRALRLDSIRQFFLDEADEMLSRGFKDQIYDIFKFLPETVQVCLFSATMPLDVLEVTERFMREPVRILVKKDELTLEGIKQFYISVDKEDWKLETLCDLYETLTITQAIIYCNTRRKVDWLQEEMQKRDFTVSCMHGDMDQRERDIIMREFRSGSSRVLITTDLLARGIDVQQVSLVINFDLPTNRENYIHRIGRSGRFGRKGVAINFLTEADVRYLRDIEQFYTTEITEMPSDVADLL; via the exons ATGAGCGACGAGCAACAATACGA CGATAAACCTCCTAACGATGCAGGTGCGGAATTAGGAGAAGAAGGCCTCGGCGGCCTTACCGAAGCCGATTTTGATTCCAATTGGGACGAAACCATCGAGTCGTTTGATGCCATGGAGTTGCCGGAAGAACTACTTCGTGGAATCTTTTCCTACGGTTTTGAAAAGCCATCTGCTATTCAGCAGCGTGCTATCAAACCGACGATTCTTGCAAAGGATTTGATTGCCCAAGCCCAATCCGGTACG GGGAAAACCGCTACTTTTGCAATCGGCACCCTAGCCAGGCTCGACCCCAAGCTTCGCGAATGTCAGGCTTTGATCTTGGCTCCCACTCGTGAGTTGGCCCAGCAGATTCAAAAGGTTGTCCTGGCTTTAGGCGACTACATGGACATTCAGGTGCACGCCTGTGTCGGAGGTACCGCCGTTCGTGACGATATCCGTACGCTTCAGGCTGGTGTccatgtcgtcgtcggtacTCCTGGTCGCGTCTTCGACATGATCAACCGTCGTGCACTTCGACTCGACAGTATTCGCCAGTTTTttttggacgaggccgaTGAAATGCTCTCGCGTGGTTTCAAGGACCAGATCTATGATATTTTCAAGTTCCTCCCCGAAACGGTGCAAGTATGTCTGTTCTCAGCGACCATGCCTTTGGATGTGCTCGAGGTCACGGAGCGCTTTATGCGTGAACCAGTTCGTATCCTTGTCAAGAAGGACGAGTTGACTCTGGAAGGTATCAAGCAGTTTTACATCTCAGTCGACAAGGAAGATTGGAAGCTTGAGACCCTCTGTGATCTTTACGAGACTCTGACGATCACCCAGGCGATTATCTACTGCAATACGCGGCGCAAGGTTGACTGGctccaagaagaaatgcAGAAGAGAGATTTCACTGTCTCGTGCATGCATGGAGACATGGACCAGCGTGAACGTGACATTATTATGCGTGAATTTCGTTCCGGTTCTTCCCGTGTGCTGATTACTACCGATCTTTTGGCGCGTGGTATTGATGTTCAACAGGTCTCGTTAGTCATCAACTTTGATCTCCCCACCAACCGTGAAAACTACATCCATCGTATCGGACGTTCGGGACGTTTCGGGCGTAAGGGCGTGGCTATTAACTTTCTCACGGAAGCAGATGTCCGCTATTTGCGTGATATTGAACAGTTTTACACGACGGAAATCACTGAGATGCCCAGCGATGTCGCGGATCTTCTCTAG